The Nocardia vinacea genome contains the following window.
CGGGCGTGCGGGCACCGTCGTCGTCTCGGGTACCGATATCGTTCGGCCGCACGGGCAACACCGAACATCCTCTGACACAACGGTTTTCGGTCCGTCACAGCGTCTCGATATAGAAGCCGAGCTCGGATTCGTGGTCGGGATCGGTTCCGAACTCGGCACACCCATCGATATCGACCAGTTCGCCGAGCACGTCTTCGGCGTCGCACTGGTGAACGATTGGTCCGCGCGCGATATCCAGGCCTGGGAGTACCAGCCGCTCGGACCGTTCCTCGGCAAGTCCTTCGCGACATCGCTCTCGGCCTGGATAACACCGCTGGCCGCCTTGGAGACCGCCCGCATTCGGCTGCCGAAGCAAGAACTCGAGCCACTGCCCTATCTGCGGGGCAGCCAGCAGTGGGGACTCGATATCGACCTGGCCGTGCACTGGAACGGCCAAACCGTCTCGCATCCACCGTATTCCCGGATGTACTGGTCACCGGCGCAGATGCTGGCGCATCTCACCGCGAACGGGGCCGCCACGCGCACCGGCGACCTCTACGCGTCCGGTACCGTCTCCGGATCGGAACCGGACCAGCGCGGATCGTTCATCGAATTGTCCTGGGGCGGAGCCGAACCCGTCACGGTGAACGGTCTGCACCGGACCTTCCTCGAGGACGGCGACGAGGTAGTCATCACGGCATCAGCCCGGGGTTCGAATGCGCGACGCATCGGTCTCGGTGAGGTCCGCGGGCGCATCTGGCATGCGCGAAACTGAGCGTTCAACGCGCGGCAGTTCGAACACCCGCATCGACAACGGCGATGAATCGCTGCAGATCCTCGATCAGCGTATCGACCATATCGGGCGCGCCACCGTCGTCATGATGGTGCAGCCAGTCCGCGACGAGTTCGAACATGCCGCCAATAGTCGCCAGCGCCAAGGCGATTCGCCTGCGCTGCTCCTCCGGATCCGATGCCGCCGCACCTGACCACTGCTGATCGATAAAGGCCGCCGACCAGCGCCGATTACTGCGCCGTTGCTTCTCCACCGCGGGTGATATGCCGCCCGCCTCGCCGAATGTCACCTTGGCCAGCCGCGGATCATCGGCAATGGCATGCACGAAGGCCGCGATAATGGCCTGCGCGCGCTCCGGCCAGGACAGTTCGGCGGATGCGGTGGCCGCCTCGATGGCCCGCTGCTGAATCTGCTCGGTGATGTGCGTGAGCAGCGCGACGTAGCACGCTTCCTTGCTGTCGAAATGATCGTAGAAACCCTTGGTCCCGACGAACGCGCGCTGACAGATCTGTTCGATCGACGTACCCGAAAAGCTTTGCTCGGCAAATAGTTCGGTGGCCGCGTCGAGCAGTTGATTGCGCCGTTGTGCGCTGCGCTGCTCGGCATCGAGACCACGGATGCGGCGCCGCGCCGGAGTCGGATCGGGCCGCGCGGCGGATTTGCTGCGGGTCATACCTCGACCATAGCCGGAGCAGTTTCAGAAAGACTTCTTGTTGGTAACAGGAACTCGTGTTGTAATCACTGTCACGTCGATGAGGAAGGGACAGACGTGTCAGTGATCAATGAGGATCCGACCCGCATGCGTCGGCGCGGATTGCGCGCGGCGGCCGCGCTGGTATCGATGGCGATGGCATTGACGGTCGGGGGTGTCACGGCCACGCCCGTCGCCGCAGTGCCGGTGCCGCAACAGGATTCGTTCTATCAACCGCCGGAGGGCTTCGAGACGCAGGAAGTCGGCACAATTCTGCGCTCGCGTGAGGTGCATCTGGCGGTGCTGACCGTACTGCCGCTGAGCGTGCGCTCGTGGCAGCTGCTCTACCGCAGCACCGATCTGTTCGGACAGCCGACGGCCGCCGTCAGCACCGTGATCCTGCCCGCCGGCGCGGATCCGAACCGGTCGCGTCCGCTGGTCTCGCTGCAGTTCTACTACGACAGCGCCAGCATCGCCTGCTCGCCGTCGTTCGTATTGCAGCAGGGCGCCGGGCTGCCGGGTGTCGAAGGCATCCACTCACAGAGCGAGCTGATCGCGATCGCCGCGCTGATCAGCCAGGGCTGGGCCATTTCGGTGCCGGATTACGAGGGCCTCGACGGACACCTCGCGGTGGCCGAGGAGCCGGGATATATGACCCTCGACGGCATTCGGGCCGCCGAGCGATTCGAACCGCTGGGCCTGGACGGCGCGAATACCCCGGTGGCGCTGTGGGGTTATTCCGGCGGCGGCATGGGCAGTGGATGGGCCGCCGAGATGCAGCCGAGCTATGCGCCGGAGCTGAACGTGAAAGGTGCCGCGCTCGGTGCGCCGGTTTCGGATGTCGAATCCCTGCTGCATGTCAACGGATCCATGTTTTCCAGCCTCATCGGCATCGGCGTTTCCTCGCTCTACAACGCCTACCCGAAGTTCCGCGAGGCGACCGATCAGTACCTGACGCCCGAGGGCAAGGCGCTGATGAACCGGACCAACTCGCAGTGCCTGCCACGCAATGCACTGACCCAGATGTTCACCGATTACCAACGGATTCTGACGATTCCGATCGCGCAGTACCTCGCGCTACCGGAGATCCGCGAGGTCTTCGACGCGACCGTCCTCGGCAAACACACCCCGACCGCGCCGCTGTTCATCTATCAGGGCGTCCTGGACGAGGCTGTCCCGATCTGGACCACCGATCGCCTGAGTCGGCAGTGGTGCGCGGACGGTGCGTCGATCGTCTACAAACGCGACCACCTCAGCGAACACCTGACCCTTCCGTCGCTCGGCATGGCCGACACCTTCAACTGGTTGAAGTCCCGCCTGGCTACCGATGCGCCGGATCAGGTCGGCTGTCGCACCGAGAACGTGGTTTCCATGCTCGCCGATTTCAATGCCCTGCTCACCCAGATCGAGATCAATCTGAACGCCACCTTCGGCGCCCTCGGTTTCCCGATCGGCCCGCGCGAACGCTGAGCACGCAACCGCTCGGCGTCAATTCGTGCGAATCCACTCCTGAGCGGCGGATTCTTCGTGTACCTTCCAGGTAGAAGCCCCGGACCACCCGTTGGTCCGGGGCTATCGCCATTTTTACGACACGACCGGCAAATACACCTGTGCGCCGTGGTCAGCGAATTCGGCGGACTTCTCCGCCATCCCGGCTTCGATCGCCTCGGTATCCGAAAGCCCCTGGCGCGCGGCGTATTCCCGCACGTCGGCGGAGATGCGCATGGAGCAGAACTTCGGTCCGCACATGGAGCAGAAGTGGGCGGTCTTGGCGGGTTCGGCGGGAAGGGTTTCGTCGTGGTACTCGCGGGCGGTATCCGGATCGAGGGAGAGGGCGAACTGGTCCCGCCAGCGGAATTCGAACCGCGCCTTGGACAGCTCGTTATCGCGGTCCTGGGCGTGTGGATGACCTTTGGCGAGGTCGGCGGCGTGCGCGGCGATCTTGTAGGTGATCACGCCGACCTTGACGTCGTCGCGGTTGGGCAGGCCCAGGTGCTCTTTGGGAGTGACGTAGCACAGCATCGCGGTGCCCGCCTGGGCGATGATCGCCGCGCCGATGGCCGAGGTGATGTGGTCATAGGCGGGTGCGATATCGGTGGCGAGCGGGCCGAGGGTGTAGAACGGCGCCTCCTCGCACAGCTCCTCTTCCAGCCGCACGTTCTCCACGATCTTGTGCATCGGCACATGCCCCGGACCCTCGATCATGACCTGCACGCCATGCGATTTGGCGATCTTGGTCAGCTCACCGAGGGTGCGCAGCTCGGCGAACTGGGCCTCGTCGTTGGCATCGGCAATGGAGCCGGGGCGCAGGCCGTCACCGAGGGAGAAGGTCACGTCGTACTTCGCCAGGATCTCGCAGAGTTCGGCGAAGTTGGTGTACAGGAACGACTCCTGATGATGCGCCAGACACCATGCGGCCATGATGGATCCGCCGCGCGAGACGATGCCGGTGACGCGCTTGGCGGTCAGCGGCACGTAGCGCAGCAGCACACCGGCGTGCACGGTCATATAGTCGACGCCCTGCTCGCACTGCTCGATTACAGTGTCGCGGTAGATCTCCCAGGTGAGCGCGGTCGGATCGCCGTTCACCTTCTCCAGTGCCTGATAGATCGGCACGGTACCGACCGGGACGGGCGAGTTGCGCAGGATCCATTCGCGCGTCTCGTGAATGTTCTTGCCGGTGGACAGATCCATGATGGTGTCCGCGCCCCAGCGGGTCGCCCACACCATCTTCTCCACCTCCTCCGCGATCGAGGAGGACACGGCCGAATTGCCGATATTGGCATTGATCTTCACCAGGAACTTCTTGCCGATAATGGTCGGCTCCAGCTCCGGATGCTTGTGGTTGGCCGGGATGACCGCGCGACCGGCGGCGACCTCGTTGCGCACCAGCTCCGGCGTGACGCCCTCGCGCGCGGCGATGAAGCGCATCTCGGCGGTGATAATGCCCTGACGCGCCCAGGCCAGCTGGGTCGGCGGACCGTCCACCTCGGGCTTGGTCCAGCCGTCGCGCAGCTTCGGTAGACCGGCCTCCAGATCGATGGACGCCGTGTCGTCGGTGTACGGGCCCGAGGTGTCGTAGACATCGAAGTGCTCGCCATTGGTCAGATTGATCCGACGCACCGGAACGCGCAGGTCATCGACCTCTTGGTAATGCTTGACGCTGCCTTCGATCGGACCGGTGGTCACGGAATCGACAGGTGTGGCCATGAATATCCTCCCTACGCCGGCATTACCCGGTCAGGTTCATACGGTCGACGGCCCTGAACGCCCGAATGGGCTAGCCGTCCTCTCAGCCCGCTGGTGCGAGCCCCCGTTGGTGTGTGAAATTTTCCCGCCCGACGATACCTTTCCACGTCCGCGCTCCGCCGGGCGATCGGAGGAACATACAGCGAAGCGCCCGAGGCCCGACCGGGCGCCGGTAGATTCCTCAGGGTGAAATTCACCCTGGAGGTAGATCTGGATGTCCTGCCCGACGGCGTGGCCGCGCCGGCCGATCTCGCCGATGAGCTCGGCCGGATCCTGCGCTATTGGGGCGGAAATATGAAGCACTACCAGATCACCGAGGGTGACAGCTCTGCGATCTACAACTCCGGATACCGCGAGGTCGGCTCCTGGCAGATCAGCTGATCTTGCCCTCGTAGGCGTCCCGCATGCCTTGCAGGTCGATCTTCTGCATACCGAGCATCGCCTGCATGGCGCGGTTCGCGGCCTCGCGGTTGGTACTCGTCAACAGGGTGTCGGCTTCGACGGGCCAGATCTGCCAGGGAATACCGTATTTATCGTTGAGCCAACCACATTCGATCGGCTGGCCGCCGTCGGCGAGCAGTGCCGTCCAGAGCCGGTCGACCTCGTCCTGGCTGTCGCAATTCACCAGCAGCGACATGGCATGGGTGTAGTGGTAATCGCCGCCGCCGTTGATGGCGGTGAACTTCTGTCCGTTGAGTTCGAAATCGACGAGCATCGTCAGTCCGGCTTCGCGCGGCCCCACCTCGGAGTAGGGCACGACATTGGTGATCTTCGAATCCTCGAACAGCGAACAGTAGAACTCGGCGGCTTCCTCGGCCTGAGTGTCGTACCAGAGGTTCGTAACGATTTTCTGCATGGTGGTCCTCCCGATCGGTGTGCCTGTATTAGTGCCGACGGTGCTGGCGGACGGAATTCATCGCCCGTCAGTAGGACTGGAGCTCGATCAGGGTACCCGCTGGGTCGCGCAGGTGAGCTGTGCGCAGGTTCGGACCCCAGTTCGGTCGATCGGTCGCGGCGGCGGCCAGGGTCGCGCCGTTGCGCAGGCAGAGGTCGAGGCCCGTGTCGACGTCGGGTACTCGGCAGACGAACATCACGGCATCTTGCGCGGGTGCGGCGGTGACGGGCAGGTCGGTGGTGCCGACGACTTCGGCCATCGCGCTGCGGTCGAAGAGCACGAGCACTGCTTGGTCGTCGACATCCCAGTTCGCGTAGGGGCCCGCCGCGGTGCCCTTGATCAACTTCGCGCCGATTAGCTCCGGGAGGACGGCGTTGTAGAAGTCGAAGCATTCGCCGAAACGGGTGACGAGCAGTCTCGAGTACAGGGCGTCCACGCTGTCTCCTTATTAGTAGGCGCGAACCTATCGTAGGTTCCGCCCTATAATTTGTCGCATGGATTCCGCGCATGCACTTCCGCCGAGCCTGCTCGGGCTCGAGACCTACCTGCTGTCGCGGGTGGGCAAGGTCGCCCGGGGGCGGTTCGCCGATCGGCTTGCGGCGCGCGGGCTTCGGCTGTGGCATATGGCCGTACTCGCCGCGCTCGCCGATTTCGGGCCGCATGCGCAGCGCGATCTGAGCATTCGGCTCGATATCCATCCGAGCGATGTGGCGAAGATCGTCGACGAATTGGCAAGTGCCGGTCAGGTCGAACGCACTCGCGATCCCGCCGATCGTCGTCGAATGTCGGTGCGGATCACCAGGACCGGCCGGGCCTTGCTGCGGACCCTCGAGAAGGAGGCCGGACAAGTGCGCGACGAGATCCTGGCTCCGCTACGTCAGGATGAGCGAATTGTGCTGGCGGACATGATGCTTCGACTGTTCGAGCACACTCATTCGGACGCCGTGACGGATTGATCGTCGCCATCGTGCCTGCCCGATCCCAGCGTGATCGGGCAGGCACGATGGCAACCTCAGGCAGCAGCCTTACTTTCGCGCTTGTCGATGGCAACCGGCTCGGGAGCCTTGCCGCGCAACGGAACTTCTTCGATGAACCAGGCGATCAGGAAGCCGAGTGCGCAGATGGCGGCGGCGGCCAGGAAGACGTGTCCGGTGCCGGTGGCGAAGGCTTCGAGGTAGCCGTGCCCCTCGGTGGGTACATGGCCCTGTAGTGCCCTGGTGAACAGGGATCCGAAAGCCGCGACACCGATTGATCCACCCAGAGTGCGGAACAGCGTGACCGCACCGGATGCCGCGCCGATATTCGCCATTTCCACGCTGTTCTGCGCGACGGCGGTGGACAGCTGCATCGAGAAGCCGAGTCCGGTGCCCATCAGCGCCATGGCTAAACCCGTTGTCAGCCAGCCGGTTTCGGCGTCGATGGTCGCCAGCAGTACCGCGCCCGCGGTGAGGAACAGCCCGCCGAGGATGAAGAAGATCTTGTACTTGCCGGTCGCGGTCATCCGCTTCCCGACGATCTGGGAGACCACCAGCAGCGGCAGCATCATCGGCAGCAGGAGCAGTCCGGAGTTCGCGGCCGAGGCGCCCTGCACCGTCTGCTGGAACAGCGGCAGATACAGCACCGATCCGAACATGACCACGCCGCCCACGAGGGCGGTCAGTGCGGCCAGGGTGAGATTGCGGGTGCGGAAGATCCCCAGCGGTATCACCGGGTCGACGGCCCGGCGTTCGATCACAAGGAATGCGGCCAGGGCGGCCACCGCGAGCACGGCCGGCCCGATGATCTGCGCCGAGAGCCACTCGTAGTCGACACCGCCCCACGTCGCGATCAGCACCAGGGCGGCGATCGCGGTCGTCAGCGCGAGAATGCCCGCGTAGTCGATGGTCACCTTCCTGCGCGCGACGGGCAGTTCGAGCCGCCACCACGACCAGGCGAAGGCCACCAGCCCCAGCGGAATATTGATGTAGAAGGCCCAGCGCCAGTCGAGTCCGTCGGTGATCACACCGCCGAGTAGCGGTCCGCCGATGGTGCCGACAGCCATCGTGGTGGCGGTCATGCCCTGATACTTTCCGCGTTCACGCGGCGGGACCAGCGCACCGATGACGGCGAATGCGGTTACCGCGATACCACCCGCGCCGAGGCCCTGCAGTGCGCGGAATCCGATCAGCGCGGGCATCGACCAGGACGCGCCCGCCAGCACCGAGCCGATCAGGAACACGCCGATAGCACTGAGGAATACGGTCTTTCGGCTGTAAAGATCGCCGAGTTTCGCCCATACCGGCGTCGAGATCGCCGACAGCAGGGTGTAGGCGGTCACCACCCAGGCGACGTGGGACAGTCCGCCCAATTCGCGCACGATCGTCGGCATCGCGGTGCCGACGATCGCGTTGTCCAACATTGCCAGCAGCATCGCCAGCAGCACCCCGGCCAGTACCAATCGGATCTGCCGCGTGGGCGCGGTCTCCGTCTCGGTCATTTCTGCGGACATGGCCGCTCACCTCCTTCGAGTCTCGACAGCTCGAGAGCTGCCGACGGCTCCAGAAAATCACAGTCGCTACAAAAGTACAACTGCTCCGACTTTGGTGCCGATAGCCTAATCGGGTAAGGTTGCGGCATGACCGCGACGACCGGGCGCAGAGAGCGCAAGAAGGCGCAGACGCGGCAGGCCTTGGCCGATGCCGCGACAAGGCTGTTCACCGAACGCGGCTACGACAATGTCGGCGTTCGAGAGGTCGCCGAGGCGGCCGATGTATCACTGAGCACGCTGTTCAAGCATTTCCCCAATAAGGAATCACTGGTCTTCGACCTCGACGCGGATATCGAGGCCGACCTGGTCGCGGCCGTCCGTGACCGGCCCGCCGGGCAATCGGTCATCCACGCACTGCGCGACTATCTGATGCGCACCCGCACCGCACGCAACGACGATCCCGGAGTCGTCGCCTTCCATCACCTCGTCGACTCGACGCCCGCGCTGCGCGAGTACGCACACCGGATGCTGCTACGGCACGAATCCGCATTGGCGACCGCGATCGCCGAGGCAACCGACGCACCGCAGGGTGATCTCGCGGCCGCGGGACTCGCCCACTTCGCACTGGAAGCCGCCAAAGTCGCCGGTACCAGGGAAGATCCGGTGAGCGCGTTCCGCGAGTTGTTCAACCTGCTCGAAAACGGCTGGGGCCGCTGACTTCCGGCGACCCGAAATCCCTTGGGCGCCAACCACACCGCCAGTACCGCAACCGTCGCGACGATGCCCGCCGAGATGTGCCAGGTGGTCTTCAGGGCCACATCGAAGGCGTTGCGCGCAATGCCGAGGACTCGACCGCGCGTCGAATCTCCATCCAGGCCCGTAGCGATTTCCACCGCACCGCCTACCGAGCCCTCAGCGCAAGCCCCAGAAAG
Protein-coding sequences here:
- a CDS encoding MDR family MFS transporter, translated to MSAEMTETETAPTRQIRLVLAGVLLAMLLAMLDNAIVGTAMPTIVRELGGLSHVAWVVTAYTLLSAISTPVWAKLGDLYSRKTVFLSAIGVFLIGSVLAGASWSMPALIGFRALQGLGAGGIAVTAFAVIGALVPPRERGKYQGMTATTMAVGTIGGPLLGGVITDGLDWRWAFYINIPLGLVAFAWSWWRLELPVARRKVTIDYAGILALTTAIAALVLIATWGGVDYEWLSAQIIGPAVLAVAALAAFLVIERRAVDPVIPLGIFRTRNLTLAALTALVGGVVMFGSVLYLPLFQQTVQGASAANSGLLLLPMMLPLLVVSQIVGKRMTATGKYKIFFILGGLFLTAGAVLLATIDAETGWLTTGLAMALMGTGLGFSMQLSTAVAQNSVEMANIGAASGAVTLFRTLGGSIGVAAFGSLFTRALQGHVPTEGHGYLEAFATGTGHVFLAAAAICALGFLIAWFIEEVPLRGKAPEPVAIDKRESKAAA
- a CDS encoding MarR family winged helix-turn-helix transcriptional regulator; the encoded protein is MDSAHALPPSLLGLETYLLSRVGKVARGRFADRLAARGLRLWHMAVLAALADFGPHAQRDLSIRLDIHPSDVAKIVDELASAGQVERTRDPADRRRMSVRITRTGRALLRTLEKEAGQVRDEILAPLRQDERIVLADMMLRLFEHTHSDAVTD
- a CDS encoding VOC family protein, whose product is MQKIVTNLWYDTQAEEAAEFYCSLFEDSKITNVVPYSEVGPREAGLTMLVDFELNGQKFTAINGGGDYHYTHAMSLLVNCDSQDEVDRLWTALLADGGQPIECGWLNDKYGIPWQIWPVEADTLLTSTNREAANRAMQAMLGMQKIDLQGMRDAYEGKIS
- a CDS encoding lipase family protein, with amino-acid sequence MSVINEDPTRMRRRGLRAAAALVSMAMALTVGGVTATPVAAVPVPQQDSFYQPPEGFETQEVGTILRSREVHLAVLTVLPLSVRSWQLLYRSTDLFGQPTAAVSTVILPAGADPNRSRPLVSLQFYYDSASIACSPSFVLQQGAGLPGVEGIHSQSELIAIAALISQGWAISVPDYEGLDGHLAVAEEPGYMTLDGIRAAERFEPLGLDGANTPVALWGYSGGGMGSGWAAEMQPSYAPELNVKGAALGAPVSDVESLLHVNGSMFSSLIGIGVSSLYNAYPKFREATDQYLTPEGKALMNRTNSQCLPRNALTQMFTDYQRILTIPIAQYLALPEIREVFDATVLGKHTPTAPLFIYQGVLDEAVPIWTTDRLSRQWCADGASIVYKRDHLSEHLTLPSLGMADTFNWLKSRLATDAPDQVGCRTENVVSMLADFNALLTQIEINLNATFGALGFPIGPRER
- a CDS encoding TetR/AcrR family transcriptional regulator — its product is MTATTGRRERKKAQTRQALADAATRLFTERGYDNVGVREVAEAADVSLSTLFKHFPNKESLVFDLDADIEADLVAAVRDRPAGQSVIHALRDYLMRTRTARNDDPGVVAFHHLVDSTPALREYAHRMLLRHESALATAIAEATDAPQGDLAAAGLAHFALEAAKVAGTREDPVSAFRELFNLLENGWGR
- the fahA gene encoding fumarylacetoacetase, which produces MKTRIEVPYNTLFGPDNLPYGVFAAEGQNFRVGVRLGEQVIDLAAALEDPVFAEPSLNAFMAAGPRRWQDVRNRIRELIDGEIPGEAVHLLHDVRTKLPVEIGDYVDFYASIDHATNLGRLFRPDAEPLLPNWRHLPVGYHGRAGTVVVSGTDIVRPHGQHRTSSDTTVFGPSQRLDIEAELGFVVGIGSELGTPIDIDQFAEHVFGVALVNDWSARDIQAWEYQPLGPFLGKSFATSLSAWITPLAALETARIRLPKQELEPLPYLRGSQQWGLDIDLAVHWNGQTVSHPPYSRMYWSPAQMLAHLTANGAATRTGDLYASGTVSGSEPDQRGSFIELSWGGAEPVTVNGLHRTFLEDGDEVVITASARGSNARRIGLGEVRGRIWHARN
- a CDS encoding TetR/AcrR family transcriptional regulator gives rise to the protein MTRSKSAARPDPTPARRRIRGLDAEQRSAQRRNQLLDAATELFAEQSFSGTSIEQICQRAFVGTKGFYDHFDSKEACYVALLTHITEQIQQRAIEAATASAELSWPERAQAIIAAFVHAIADDPRLAKVTFGEAGGISPAVEKQRRSNRRWSAAFIDQQWSGAAASDPEEQRRRIALALATIGGMFELVADWLHHHDDGGAPDMVDTLIEDLQRFIAVVDAGVRTAAR
- the thiC gene encoding phosphomethylpyrimidine synthase ThiC, whose protein sequence is MATPVDSVTTGPIEGSVKHYQEVDDLRVPVRRINLTNGEHFDVYDTSGPYTDDTASIDLEAGLPKLRDGWTKPEVDGPPTQLAWARQGIITAEMRFIAAREGVTPELVRNEVAAGRAVIPANHKHPELEPTIIGKKFLVKINANIGNSAVSSSIAEEVEKMVWATRWGADTIMDLSTGKNIHETREWILRNSPVPVGTVPIYQALEKVNGDPTALTWEIYRDTVIEQCEQGVDYMTVHAGVLLRYVPLTAKRVTGIVSRGGSIMAAWCLAHHQESFLYTNFAELCEILAKYDVTFSLGDGLRPGSIADANDEAQFAELRTLGELTKIAKSHGVQVMIEGPGHVPMHKIVENVRLEEELCEEAPFYTLGPLATDIAPAYDHITSAIGAAIIAQAGTAMLCYVTPKEHLGLPNRDDVKVGVITYKIAAHAADLAKGHPHAQDRDNELSKARFEFRWRDQFALSLDPDTAREYHDETLPAEPAKTAHFCSMCGPKFCSMRISADVREYAARQGLSDTEAIEAGMAEKSAEFADHGAQVYLPVVS